A window from Odocoileus virginianus isolate 20LAN1187 ecotype Illinois chromosome 24, Ovbor_1.2, whole genome shotgun sequence encodes these proteins:
- the NAP1L1 gene encoding nucleosome assembly protein 1-like 1 isoform X1, with protein sequence MADVDNKEQSELDQDLDDVEEVEEEETGEETKIKARQLTVQMMQNPQILAALQERLDGLVETPTGYIESLPRVVKRRVNALKNLQVKCAQIEAKFYEEVHDLERKYAVLYQPLFDKRFEIINAIYEPTEEECEWKPDEEDEISEELKEKAKIEDEKKDEEKEDPKGIPEFWLTVFKNVDLLSDMVQEHDEPILKHLKDIKVKFSDAGQPMSFVLEFHFEPNEYFTNEVLTKTYRMRSEPDDSDPFSFDGPEIMGCTGCQIDWKKGKNVTLKTIKKKQKHKGRGTVRTVTKTVSNDSFFNFFAPPEVPESGDLDDDSEAILAADFEIGHFLRERIIPRSVLYFTGEAIEDDDDDYDEEGEEADEEGEEEGDEENDPDYDPKKDQNPAECKQQ encoded by the exons ATGGCAGACGTCGACAA CAAAGAACAGTCTGAACTTGATCAAGATTTGGATGATGTTGAAGAAGTAGAAGAAGAAGAGACTggtgaagaaacaaaaatcaaag cgcGTCAGCTGACTGTTCAGATGATGCAAAATCCTCAGATTCTTGCAGCCCTTCAAGAAAGACTTGATGGTCTGGTAGAAACACCAACAGGATACATTGAAAG CTTGCCTAGGGTAGTTAAAAGACGAGTGAATGCTCTTAAAAACCTTCAAGTTAAATGTGCACAGATAGAAGCCAAATTCTACGAGGAAGTTCATGATCTTGAAAGAAAGTATGCTGTTCTTTATCAGCCTCTGTTTGATAAG cGATTTGAGATCATTAATGCCATTTATGAACCTACAGAAGAAGAATGTGAATGGAAACCAGATGAGGAAGATGAAATTTCG GAGGAGCTAAAAGAAAAGGCCAAGAttgaagatgagaaaaaggatgaagaaaaagaagatcccAAGGGAATTCCTGAGTTTTGGTTGACCGTTTTTAAGAATGTTGACTTGCTCAGTGATATGGTTCAG gaacATGATGAACCTATTCTGAAGCACTTGAAAGATATTAAAGTGAAGTTCTCAGATGCTGGTCAACCTATG agttttgtcTTAGAATTTCACTTTGAACCCAATGAATATTTCACAAATGAAGTGTTGACAAAGACATATAGGATGAGGTCAGAACCAGATGATTCTGATCCCTTTTCTTTTGATGGACCAGAAATTATGGGTTGTACAGG GTGCCAGATAGattggaaaaaagggaagaatgtCACTTTGAAAACGATTAAGAAGAAGCAGAAGCACAAGGGACGTGGGACAGTGCGTACTGTGACCAAGACAGTCTCTAACgactctttctttaatttttttgcccCTCCTGAAG TTCCTGAGAGTGGAGATCTG GATGATGATTCTGAAGCTATCCTTGCTGCAGACTTTGAAATTGGTCACTTTTTACGTGAGCGTATAATCCCAAGATCAGTGTTATACTTTACTGGAGAAGCTATTGAAGATGATGACGATGAT taTGATGAAGAAGGTGAAGAAGCGGATGAG gaaggggaagaagaaggagatgaggaaaatgaTCCAGACTATGACCCAAAG AAGGATCAAAACCCAGCAGAGTGCAAGCAGCAGTGA
- the NAP1L1 gene encoding nucleosome assembly protein 1-like 1 isoform X2, whose amino-acid sequence MADVDNKEQSELDQDLDDVEEVEEEETGEETKIKARQLTVQMMQNPQILAALQERLDGLVETPTGYIESLPRVVKRRVNALKNLQVKCAQIEAKFYEEVHDLERKYAVLYQPLFDKRFEIINAIYEPTEEECEWKPDEEDEISEELKEKAKIEDEKKDEEKEDPKGIPEFWLTVFKNVDLLSDMVQEHDEPILKHLKDIKVKFSDAGQPMSFVLEFHFEPNEYFTNEVLTKTYRMRSEPDDSDPFSFDGPEIMGCTGCQIDWKKGKNVTLKTIKKKQKHKGRGTVRTVTKTVSNDSFFNFFAPPEVPESGDLDDDSEAILAADFEIGHFLRERIIPRSVLYFTGEAIEDDDDDYDEEGEEADEGYQLFEEVKSCSKLFQRWLQ is encoded by the exons ATGGCAGACGTCGACAA CAAAGAACAGTCTGAACTTGATCAAGATTTGGATGATGTTGAAGAAGTAGAAGAAGAAGAGACTggtgaagaaacaaaaatcaaag cgcGTCAGCTGACTGTTCAGATGATGCAAAATCCTCAGATTCTTGCAGCCCTTCAAGAAAGACTTGATGGTCTGGTAGAAACACCAACAGGATACATTGAAAG CTTGCCTAGGGTAGTTAAAAGACGAGTGAATGCTCTTAAAAACCTTCAAGTTAAATGTGCACAGATAGAAGCCAAATTCTACGAGGAAGTTCATGATCTTGAAAGAAAGTATGCTGTTCTTTATCAGCCTCTGTTTGATAAG cGATTTGAGATCATTAATGCCATTTATGAACCTACAGAAGAAGAATGTGAATGGAAACCAGATGAGGAAGATGAAATTTCG GAGGAGCTAAAAGAAAAGGCCAAGAttgaagatgagaaaaaggatgaagaaaaagaagatcccAAGGGAATTCCTGAGTTTTGGTTGACCGTTTTTAAGAATGTTGACTTGCTCAGTGATATGGTTCAG gaacATGATGAACCTATTCTGAAGCACTTGAAAGATATTAAAGTGAAGTTCTCAGATGCTGGTCAACCTATG agttttgtcTTAGAATTTCACTTTGAACCCAATGAATATTTCACAAATGAAGTGTTGACAAAGACATATAGGATGAGGTCAGAACCAGATGATTCTGATCCCTTTTCTTTTGATGGACCAGAAATTATGGGTTGTACAGG GTGCCAGATAGattggaaaaaagggaagaatgtCACTTTGAAAACGATTAAGAAGAAGCAGAAGCACAAGGGACGTGGGACAGTGCGTACTGTGACCAAGACAGTCTCTAACgactctttctttaatttttttgcccCTCCTGAAG TTCCTGAGAGTGGAGATCTG GATGATGATTCTGAAGCTATCCTTGCTGCAGACTTTGAAATTGGTCACTTTTTACGTGAGCGTATAATCCCAAGATCAGTGTTATACTTTACTGGAGAAGCTATTGAAGATGATGACGATGAT taTGATGAAGAAGGTGAAGAAGCGGATGAG GGTTATCAGCTCTTTGAAGAAGTCAAAAGCTGCAGTAAACTTTTTCAACGTTGGCTGCAGtaa
- the NAP1L1 gene encoding nucleosome assembly protein 1-like 1 isoform X3, whose product MADVDNLPRVVKRRVNALKNLQVKCAQIEAKFYEEVHDLERKYAVLYQPLFDKRFEIINAIYEPTEEECEWKPDEEDEISEELKEKAKIEDEKKDEEKEDPKGIPEFWLTVFKNVDLLSDMVQEHDEPILKHLKDIKVKFSDAGQPMSFVLEFHFEPNEYFTNEVLTKTYRMRSEPDDSDPFSFDGPEIMGCTGCQIDWKKGKNVTLKTIKKKQKHKGRGTVRTVTKTVSNDSFFNFFAPPEVPESGDLDDDSEAILAADFEIGHFLRERIIPRSVLYFTGEAIEDDDDDYDEEGEEADEEGEEEGDEENDPDYDPKKDQNPAECKQQ is encoded by the exons ATGGCAGACGTCGACAA CTTGCCTAGGGTAGTTAAAAGACGAGTGAATGCTCTTAAAAACCTTCAAGTTAAATGTGCACAGATAGAAGCCAAATTCTACGAGGAAGTTCATGATCTTGAAAGAAAGTATGCTGTTCTTTATCAGCCTCTGTTTGATAAG cGATTTGAGATCATTAATGCCATTTATGAACCTACAGAAGAAGAATGTGAATGGAAACCAGATGAGGAAGATGAAATTTCG GAGGAGCTAAAAGAAAAGGCCAAGAttgaagatgagaaaaaggatgaagaaaaagaagatcccAAGGGAATTCCTGAGTTTTGGTTGACCGTTTTTAAGAATGTTGACTTGCTCAGTGATATGGTTCAG gaacATGATGAACCTATTCTGAAGCACTTGAAAGATATTAAAGTGAAGTTCTCAGATGCTGGTCAACCTATG agttttgtcTTAGAATTTCACTTTGAACCCAATGAATATTTCACAAATGAAGTGTTGACAAAGACATATAGGATGAGGTCAGAACCAGATGATTCTGATCCCTTTTCTTTTGATGGACCAGAAATTATGGGTTGTACAGG GTGCCAGATAGattggaaaaaagggaagaatgtCACTTTGAAAACGATTAAGAAGAAGCAGAAGCACAAGGGACGTGGGACAGTGCGTACTGTGACCAAGACAGTCTCTAACgactctttctttaatttttttgcccCTCCTGAAG TTCCTGAGAGTGGAGATCTG GATGATGATTCTGAAGCTATCCTTGCTGCAGACTTTGAAATTGGTCACTTTTTACGTGAGCGTATAATCCCAAGATCAGTGTTATACTTTACTGGAGAAGCTATTGAAGATGATGACGATGAT taTGATGAAGAAGGTGAAGAAGCGGATGAG gaaggggaagaagaaggagatgaggaaaatgaTCCAGACTATGACCCAAAG AAGGATCAAAACCCAGCAGAGTGCAAGCAGCAGTGA